Proteins encoded in a region of the Chloroflexota bacterium genome:
- a CDS encoding DUF3147 family protein: MVASHKLIQVLLSTMVIAVVTWIGERHRGVAGILATMPLTILVTLVIVFQNTNGDHVKVSEFLLASLGGIVGTICFLLAAWWAASRRYNLWLVILIGYGAWGAALIAGRAISRLLS; the protein is encoded by the coding sequence ATGGTGGCATCCCACAAACTGATCCAGGTCCTGCTCTCGACGATGGTCATCGCCGTCGTCACCTGGATCGGAGAGCGACATAGGGGAGTGGCGGGCATCCTGGCCACGATGCCGCTGACCATCCTGGTCACGCTGGTGATCGTGTTCCAGAACACCAACGGGGATCACGTCAAGGTCTCCGAATTCCTTCTGGCCAGCCTGGGCGGCATCGTGGGGACGATCTGCTTCCTCCTCGCCGCCTGGTGGGCCGCGTCCCGCCGTTACAACCTGTGGCTGGTGATCCTGATCGGCTACGGCGCTTGGGGGGCGGCCCTCATCGCCGGCCGGGCGATCTCACGGCTCCTATCGTGA